A genomic stretch from Rhinatrema bivittatum chromosome 9, aRhiBiv1.1, whole genome shotgun sequence includes:
- the FBXO45 gene encoding F-box/SPRY domain-containing protein 1: MAGAAAAPPQLPGRLPARALELVFSCLELAELRSCALVCKHWYRCLHADENSEVWRSLCARTLAEEAVRTDILCSLPSYKAKIRAFQHGFSSNDCSRNVYIKKNGFTLHRNPIAQSTDGARTKIGFSEGRHAWEVWWEGPLGTVAVIGIATKRAPMQCQGYVALLGSDDQSWGWNLVDNNLLHNGEVNGSFPQCNNAPKYQIGERIRVILDMEDKTLAFERGYEFLGVAFRGLPKARLYPAVSAVYGNTEVTLVYLGKPLDG; the protein is encoded by the exons ATGGCGGGGGCGGCGGCCGCCCCTCCGCAGCTGCCGGGTCGCCTGCCCGCCCGGGCGCTGGAGCTGGTCTTCTCCTGCCTGGAGCTGGCGGAGCTGCGCAGCTGTGCGCTGGTGTGCAAGCACTGGTACCGCTGCCTGCACGCCGACGAGAACAGCGAGGTGTGGCGGAGCCTGTGCGCTCGCACGCTGGCCGAGGAGGCCGTGCGCACCGACATCCTCTGCAGCCTGCCCAGCTACAAGGCCAAG ATCCGTGCCTTCCAACATGGTTTCAGCTCCAACGACTGCTCCCGGAACGTGTACATCAAGAAGAATGGCTTCACGCTGCACCGGAACCCCATCGCCCAGAGCACTGATGGGGCCAGGACCAAGATTGGCTTCAGCGAAGGCCGTCATGCCTGGGAAGTGTGGTGGGAGGGTCCGCTGGGCACTGTGGCGGTCATAGGCATCGCCACCAAACGAGCCCCCATGCAGTGCCAGGGCTATGTGGCACTGCTGGGCAGTGATGACCAGAGCTGGGGCTGGAATTTAGTGGACAATAACCTGCTACATAATGGAGAGGTCAATGGCAGCTTCCCTCAGTGCAACAATGCACCCAAGTATCAG ATAGGAGAGAGGATTCGAGTCATCTTGGACATGGAGGACAAGACTTTGGCTTTTGAGCGGGGCTACGAGTTTCTGGGCGTGGCCTTCCGAGGGCTGCCCAAAGCCCGCCTGTACCCGGCGGTGTCAGCGGTGTACGGCAACACGGAAGTGACTTTGGTCTACCTCGGAAAGCCGTTGGACGGATGA